The nucleotide sequence CCGCGCACGTCACCGATGCTCTTGTGCTTCTTCTGCAGCTCGCGCAGGCCGGGGCCGAGGACGTCGTCGCCGATCATCCTGGCGTTCTCGACGACCTTCTCTTCCTTCATCGCATTGAGCGCGCCGATGCCGGCCGCGCAGGCCAGCGGGTGGCCGGAGTAGGTCAGGCCGCCGTAGTAGACCTTGTCCTGGAACTTGTCGGCGATCTTCTGCGAGATCAGCACTGCTCCGAGCGGGACATAGCCAGAGGTCAGGCCCTTGGCGCAGGAGATCAGGTCCGGCTCGACGCCGAAGCCGGCCGAGCCAAACCAGTGGCCGGTGCGACCGAAGCCGGTCATGACTTCATCGAGGATCATGACGATGCCGTGGCGATCGCAGAGCTCGCGCACGCCCTGCAGATAGCCTTCGGGCGGTACGAGGATGCCGTTCGTGCCGACGATCACCTCCAGGATGATACCGGCGACGGTCTGCGGGCCCTCGTACATCACGACCTCTTCGAGGTGCGCCAGAGCCCGATCGCGCTCCTGCTCCTCGTTCTCGGAGTGGAACGACGAGCGATAGGTGTATGGGCCCATGAAGTGGACGACGCCGCTAATGGCCGGCTCCGACGCCCAGCGCCGTGGCTCGCCGGTCAGGGCGATCGCGCCGTGGGTCGCGCCGTGATACGAGCGATAGGCGGACAGAATCTTGTGCCGACCGGTCGCCTCGCGGGCGAGGCGGATGGCGTTCTCGTTCGCTTCTGCGCCGCCGTTGGTGAAGAAGGCCATGTTGAGGTCGCCGGGTGCCAGCTCGGACAGCATGCGGGCCAGCTCGGACGAGCGCTCGTTGGCGAAGCTTGGCTGGATCACGCACAACCGCTCGGCCTGCTCCTTGATCGCCGCGACGACCTTCGGATGCTGATGCCCGAGGTTCGTGTAGACGAGCTGGCTCGCGAAGTCGAGGTAGCGCTTGCCCTCGAAATCGAAGAACTCACAGCCCTCGCCACCTGCCACCGGCATCGGGTTGATCTTGCTCTGCGCCGACCATGAGTGGAACACGTGCGCGCGGTCATCGCGACGGACGCGTTCCTCGGCTTCCATGTCCATCAGAACCACTGTGATCTCCTTTCGGGACGCCGTTTCTCCGGCGTCTCGGTTCTCCCGCACCGCTGTGCGTCACCATAACACGCTACGAGTTCTGCTCGGTCCGATCGAAGAGGCGTCCGTGCATTCGCAGGTAGCGCGGCGCGCCGTCCGCCGTTGACACGACATCGATTCGGGTGCCCGCGGCCGGGCCGGCGGTGTTGATCAGCTCCCATTCGCTGATTGGCGCGAACGATTCGTCCGGCCAGCGCACCGGCTCGCCGCCGTTCGGCCCCGGGCTGGTCAGCTCCAGCCGGAATCCGTCGCCGTCGCGCACGAGGTCGATGGTCGAATCTGCCCCACTGTAGCGACCGGCGATGCGGTCGGCCTGCGCGTCGTCGAGGGTCACCGTCGCTGGCGACGGCTTGACGAGGCCCAGCTCCTGCTCCAGGAACCAGCGCTCGATGGCGCGATTGGCCAGGTCGCCGCGTCCGCTGTTCGTCAGTACGACGAGCGCCGCCTGCTTCTCCGGCACGAGCGTCAGCAGCGACTTGAAGCCGTTGATGCTGCCACCGTGCCCGATCACCTGCACACCGTCGATCGTGCGGATATCCCAGCCGATGCCCCACTGGTCGGCCCAGTTGGCGGCCTGCCGCTGCGGCTCGCGCATGGCGCGCAGCGTCTCCGCGCCGATCACCCGTTGGCCATCGACGGTGCCGTCGCCGAGATGGAAGCGGGCGAAGCGCAGCAAGTCCGGTACGTTCGCGTAGACACCACCGGCCGGCAGGCGATTGCGCGGATAGTACTGGTCGGCCGGTACGTGCTCGTCGGTGTCGGGCGTGCGCTGGTTATGGCCGAGGGCGTGCGGACTGGAAATCGCCTCGTGGCTGAAGAAGCAGGCGCGCTCCAGGCCCAGCGGCTCGAACAGCCGCTCGCGCATCAGCTCATCGAACGGTTTGCCGCCGACTACCTCAAGAATGCGTCCGGCCAGATGGAAGCCGGAGTTGCAGTAGAACCACAGTTCGTCCGGCTCGGCGTACTGGCGCAGCGTGTGGAACTCGCCGATTGCGCGCTCCAGCGCATCCGCACCCCAACCGAAGTTGACCGAGAAGTCGCCGAGCATGCCGGTCCCATGGGAGAGGAGATGCCGCGTCGTGATGCGATCCTCAATGCCCGCCGAGATGCGAACCCCCGGCAGATAGTGGCTGACCGGCGCGTCCAGATCGAGCGTGCCGTCATCGACCAGCATCATCGCCAGCGTCGACGTAAAGACTTTCGAGATTGATGCAATGCGGCAGAGCGAGTCCGCCCGCATCGGCTCGCCGGTCGTCAGCTTGGCGACGCCGATCGCGCCCTGCTCTTCGCTGTCGCCGCGCAGCACACCCCAGGCGATTCCTGGGATCGCCAACTGCACCTGCTGCTCGCGTGCGACTTGTTCCAGTGTCTCTGCTTCGGTCATTCACCCTCCCTCGTCGACTGTCATCGTATTGCCAATCGTATTGTCCGCAACTCCGCTGGATGTGCCAGCCCCTGCGCCGTGTTGATGGAACACGAATGGCGGGTCCGGCGTCATATATGCAGAATGTCGGCGGACGACGACGTCCGCGTAGCAGGACCAGTGATGGTCCCGGAGAAACTGATGATGCGATCACGAACCGATACACGCGCACCATCGTTACGCCTCTCGTTTGTGGCGCTGCTCGCCCTTGTCATGTTGCTTGGCGCGTGTGGTGAGGACGACGCCGTCGGTAACGGAGGAGTTGCATCGACGCCCACGCCATCCGCCAGCCCGACACCAGAACCGATCGAGCACCCGAC is from Thermomicrobiales bacterium and encodes:
- a CDS encoding aminotransferase class III-fold pyridoxal phosphate-dependent enzyme; translated protein: MDMEAEERVRRDDRAHVFHSWSAQSKINPMPVAGGEGCEFFDFEGKRYLDFASQLVYTNLGHQHPKVVAAIKEQAERLCVIQPSFANERSSELARMLSELAPGDLNMAFFTNGGAEANENAIRLAREATGRHKILSAYRSYHGATHGAIALTGEPRRWASEPAISGVVHFMGPYTYRSSFHSENEEQERDRALAHLEEVVMYEGPQTVAGIILEVIVGTNGILVPPEGYLQGVRELCDRHGIVMILDEVMTGFGRTGHWFGSAGFGVEPDLISCAKGLTSGYVPLGAVLISQKIADKFQDKVYYGGLTYSGHPLACAAGIGALNAMKEEKVVENARMIGDDVLGPGLRELQKKHKSIGDVRG
- a CDS encoding beta-lactamase family protein; the encoded protein is MTEAETLEQVAREQQVQLAIPGIAWGVLRGDSEEQGAIGVAKLTTGEPMRADSLCRIASISKVFTSTLAMMLVDDGTLDLDAPVSHYLPGVRISAGIEDRITTRHLLSHGTGMLGDFSVNFGWGADALERAIGEFHTLRQYAEPDELWFYCNSGFHLAGRILEVVGGKPFDELMRERLFEPLGLERACFFSHEAISSPHALGHNQRTPDTDEHVPADQYYPRNRLPAGGVYANVPDLLRFARFHLGDGTVDGQRVIGAETLRAMREPQRQAANWADQWGIGWDIRTIDGVQVIGHGGSINGFKSLLTLVPEKQAALVVLTNSGRGDLANRAIERWFLEQELGLVKPSPATVTLDDAQADRIAGRYSGADSTIDLVRDGDGFRLELTSPGPNGGEPVRWPDESFAPISEWELINTAGPAAGTRIDVVSTADGAPRYLRMHGRLFDRTEQNS